A region from the Solibacillus sp. FSL H8-0523 genome encodes:
- a CDS encoding globin-coupled sensor protein — MFFHKKNEDFKIDNYSVNVYYSPPKRYEKQLAILELTVEDLKYLTLFRSDVDQQIDVITETFYKGIMQEQSLIDMISQNSSVNRLKETLKVHITEMFSGQLDENYFEKRKKIAKVHVKIGLKTKWYIAAFQQLLLHLIRMVNSELVYREQRHKTIEAITKIFNLEQQVVLEEYEAFMDALKAEIEEGKMKVGSTVIQSSTDLASISERTNASYHELMLQSDEVKTYTIKAMDISFNATDEAQIGKEKISFQLNNMNTIHQSVELITDEICKLEELTQQMESIMGIVTNIANKTNMLALNASIEASRAGAAGNGFSVVANEVRKLAEQTKDSTITVEGLLVNTRQRMQYLIEASGEIKEAVELGTTRMKETTQQFDVVVNALLECKDQNDLVKEKMDCMTDVIALLGKSFEEVTHAADSLVSISHHLKPS, encoded by the coding sequence ATGTTCTTTCATAAAAAAAATGAAGACTTTAAAATCGATAATTATTCAGTAAATGTATATTATTCGCCACCAAAACGATATGAAAAGCAACTAGCGATACTCGAGTTAACTGTCGAAGATTTGAAATATTTAACATTATTTAGAAGCGATGTGGACCAGCAAATTGATGTCATTACTGAAACATTTTATAAGGGCATTATGCAGGAGCAATCGCTCATTGATATGATTAGTCAAAACAGCTCTGTTAACCGCTTAAAGGAAACCCTAAAGGTGCATATTACCGAAATGTTTTCGGGACAGCTAGACGAAAATTATTTTGAAAAGCGTAAAAAAATTGCAAAAGTGCACGTCAAAATCGGTTTAAAAACAAAATGGTATATTGCTGCATTTCAACAGCTACTGCTGCATTTAATTCGTATGGTTAATAGCGAGCTCGTATATCGTGAGCAGCGCCATAAAACAATTGAGGCGATTACGAAGATTTTTAATTTGGAGCAGCAGGTGGTCTTGGAAGAATATGAGGCATTTATGGATGCGTTGAAGGCTGAAATTGAAGAAGGAAAGATGAAGGTAGGAAGCACTGTGATTCAGTCTTCAACGGATTTAGCATCGATATCAGAGCGAACAAATGCGTCGTATCATGAATTAATGTTGCAATCGGATGAAGTAAAAACGTACACAATTAAGGCGATGGATATTTCATTTAATGCGACGGACGAAGCGCAAATTGGCAAGGAAAAGATTTCGTTCCAGCTGAATAATATGAATACTATCCATCAGTCCGTAGAATTAATAACTGATGAAATTTGCAAGCTAGAGGAATTAACACAGCAAATGGAAAGTATCATGGGCATTGTCACAAATATCGCAAACAAAACGAACATGCTTGCACTCAATGCATCCATTGAAGCGAGTCGTGCCGGTGCTGCGGGCAATGGCTTTAGCGTTGTCGCCAATGAGGTTCGAAAACTCGCGGAGCAAACTAAAGACTCTACGATTACGGTGGAAGGCTTGCTAGTCAATACCAGGCAGCGTATGCAATATTTAATCGAGGCGTCAGGGGAAATTAAAGAAGCGGTTGAGCTGGGGACAACACGTATGAAGGAAACAACGCAGCAATTTGATGTCGTTGTGAATGCACTGCTTGAATGTAAGGATCAAAATGATTTGGTGAAGGAAAAAATGGATTGCATGACCGACGTCATTGCGCTACTTGGTAAATCATTTGAAGAGGTGACACACGCCGCGGATAGCTTAGTGTCGATTTCACATCATTTGAAACCGAGTTAA
- a CDS encoding ABC transporter ATP-binding protein yields the protein MTQHTLQTNNLHAGYEQKLILNDVNISIPQNKISIIIGANGCGKSTLLKTMARLIKPASGEVVLDGKSIHQMPPKQLAKTLGLLPQSPVVPEGITVADLVGRGRFPHQTLFGSWSKKDYEAVAEALEMMNITEFADRNIDELSGGQRQRVWIAMALAQQTDILFLDEPTTYLDITYQVEILDLLTDLNKKYGTTIVMVLHDINLSARYADYLFTMKEGQLIAEGTPQDIVTSELIKETFQLECAVITDPVSHTPLILPIGRHHKK from the coding sequence ATGACGCAGCATACGTTACAAACAAATAATTTACATGCCGGTTATGAGCAAAAACTCATTTTAAACGACGTGAATATATCGATTCCGCAAAATAAAATTAGCATTATTATCGGCGCAAATGGTTGTGGCAAATCGACGCTCCTAAAAACGATGGCCCGCCTCATTAAGCCTGCTAGTGGTGAGGTTGTATTAGACGGCAAATCGATTCATCAAATGCCACCAAAGCAGCTGGCCAAAACGCTTGGGCTCTTACCTCAATCCCCTGTCGTTCCTGAAGGCATTACGGTTGCGGATTTAGTTGGGCGTGGCCGTTTCCCACATCAAACCTTGTTTGGAAGCTGGTCGAAAAAGGACTATGAAGCGGTTGCTGAAGCATTAGAGATGATGAATATTACCGAGTTTGCGGACCGTAATATCGATGAATTATCTGGTGGCCAACGTCAGCGTGTATGGATTGCGATGGCGCTTGCGCAACAAACGGACATTTTATTTTTAGATGAGCCGACGACGTATTTAGACATTACGTATCAGGTTGAAATTTTAGATTTACTAACCGATCTGAATAAAAAATACGGCACAACGATTGTCATGGTCCTACATGATATTAACCTTTCTGCCCGTTATGCAGACTACTTGTTTACGATGAAAGAAGGTCAGCTAATCGCAGAAGGTACACCGCAGGACATTGTGACGAGTGAACTCATTAAAGAAACGTTCCAGTTAGAATGCGCCGTTATTACTGACCCCGTGTCGCATACGCCGCTTATTTTACCAATTGGGCGTCATCATAAAAAATAG
- a CDS encoding ABC transporter permease, whose amino-acid sequence MFKQQEIENIQRHKKKVLLLYTLGMLFFSGIHFTFVIPGLKGFDFISLVMTCVVYFTMGGFLSALYTNKARLVFFATLVLSTAGMGWRIWLEWGEFSLVEHMQVAVLIGYPIVTTLFIVLSYWSCEKMKQRSKTSDQQIH is encoded by the coding sequence ATGTTTAAACAACAGGAAATAGAAAACATACAGCGGCATAAAAAGAAAGTTCTCTTATTGTATACACTAGGTATGTTATTTTTTAGTGGCATTCATTTTACGTTTGTCATTCCGGGATTAAAGGGTTTTGATTTCATATCGCTTGTGATGACATGCGTTGTTTACTTTACAATGGGAGGGTTCTTGTCAGCGCTATACACTAATAAAGCGAGGCTTGTATTTTTTGCGACACTCGTATTAAGTACGGCTGGAATGGGCTGGCGCATTTGGTTAGAGTGGGGCGAATTTAGTTTAGTGGAGCATATGCAAGTAGCGGTTTTAATTGGGTATCCCATTGTGACAACTTTGTTTATCGTTCTGAGCTATTGGTCCTGTGAAAAGATGAAGCAGCGTTCAAAGACAAGTGATCAACAAATTCATTGA
- a CDS encoding NADPH:quinone reductase: MSKLKAIEMKNFGPSENLQLADVTLRPIEPTEVKVRVYAAGVNPSDVYTSTGTYAIKPALPYTPGLDGAGVVEEIGALVKDVQVGDRVFVASLPGKTTGTFAQMVICDAHFVMQLPEHISFEQGAALGIPALTAFRAVVQKGHVEAYHTVLIHGASGAVGLQAVQIAKSIGALVIGTASREEGKALVKAAGADYVVDHLTPDNVEAVLELTNGNRPDIIIEFLANENLATDLQLIAEFGKIIIVGNRGEVTINPRVIMQKECDVTGMVLFNLTDDMHHVLMTSVTMLLNANKLTPIVGHRYALADVGQAFDAVMAGEHNGKVILTIE, encoded by the coding sequence GTGAGTAAATTGAAAGCGATCGAAATGAAAAACTTTGGACCATCAGAAAATTTACAGCTAGCAGATGTGACGTTACGACCGATTGAACCGACCGAAGTGAAAGTAAGAGTATATGCAGCAGGTGTCAATCCGAGTGATGTCTATACGTCAACAGGTACATATGCCATCAAACCAGCTTTACCATATACGCCGGGATTAGACGGTGCAGGCGTAGTAGAGGAAATTGGTGCGCTTGTGAAGGATGTACAAGTGGGCGACCGTGTATTTGTCGCAAGCCTTCCGGGTAAAACGACAGGAACGTTTGCACAGATGGTCATTTGTGATGCGCATTTTGTGATGCAGCTGCCAGAGCATATTAGCTTTGAACAAGGCGCGGCACTTGGTATCCCGGCATTAACGGCGTTTCGTGCCGTTGTGCAAAAGGGACATGTCGAGGCGTATCATACCGTGCTCATACACGGGGCAAGTGGCGCGGTTGGCTTACAGGCCGTGCAAATTGCGAAATCGATTGGTGCGCTTGTCATTGGAACAGCTAGTCGTGAGGAAGGGAAAGCTCTAGTGAAAGCGGCTGGTGCGGATTATGTCGTGGATCATTTAACCCCTGACAATGTGGAAGCGGTACTTGAATTAACGAATGGCAATAGACCTGACATCATCATTGAATTTTTAGCGAATGAAAATTTAGCAACGGATTTACAGCTCATTGCAGAGTTTGGCAAAATTATTATAGTTGGTAACCGCGGGGAAGTGACGATTAATCCGCGTGTCATTATGCAAAAGGAATGTGACGTGACGGGTATGGTGCTGTTTAATTTAACAGATGATATGCACCATGTGTTGATGACGAGCGTGACGATGCTACTGAATGCAAATAAACTAACACCAATTGTTGGCCACAGATACGCACTAGCTGATGTAGGGCAAGCATTTGATGCAGTCATGGCTGGCGAGCATAATGGGAAAGTAATACTAACAATCGAATAA
- a CDS encoding response regulator transcription factor yields the protein MPHLLIIEDIEDVNDMLCHFFKQQGYTVHAYLNGMDGLKAFKELPIDLVILDIMLPYITGDQILKEMRAKTEDIPILMLSAKDEVRTKIDFLKLGADDYLTKPFDLGELAARVETLLRRYKKMTTNPTFAYEQIRLDAVTKTVTVNSEPLSLTATEYGLLLCLIQQPMQLFTKATLYETVWETPFFAEDDIVKAHTEVCAYNQHCGKNRCYGK from the coding sequence ATGCCACATCTACTTATCATTGAAGACATCGAGGACGTAAACGACATGCTCTGCCACTTCTTCAAGCAGCAAGGCTACACCGTGCATGCTTACTTAAACGGCATGGACGGCTTAAAAGCGTTCAAGGAGCTTCCAATAGATCTTGTTATTCTAGACATTATGCTGCCGTACATAACAGGCGACCAAATTTTAAAGGAAATGCGCGCTAAAACAGAGGACATCCCAATCCTAATGTTGTCCGCAAAAGACGAAGTGCGTACGAAAATTGATTTTCTCAAGCTTGGTGCTGACGATTACTTAACGAAGCCATTTGATCTTGGTGAACTTGCAGCCCGCGTGGAAACGTTATTGCGACGCTATAAAAAAATGACGACCAACCCGACTTTTGCGTATGAGCAAATCCGCCTCGATGCCGTCACGAAAACTGTGACAGTAAATAGTGAGCCACTCAGCTTAACCGCAACCGAATACGGGTTGTTGCTGTGCCTCATCCAACAGCCAATGCAGCTTTTTACGAAAGCAACACTTTATGAAACGGTTTGGGAAACGCCCTTTTTTGCTGAAGATGACATCGTAAAAGCACATACAGAGGTGTGTGCATACAATCAGCACTGTGGCAAAAATCGATGTTACGGCAAATAA
- a CDS encoding GTP-binding protein, which translates to MGYYLDLSHLDFIVIKGRSTQQEAFEQDPSLKARWHPEFGDKQSEIVWIGIDLEKDEIIESLDACLLTDEEMHLDWTTFVDPLPKFVVKQ; encoded by the coding sequence TTGGGTTATTACTTGGATCTATCGCATCTGGATTTTATAGTCATAAAGGGTAGATCTACACAGCAAGAAGCATTTGAACAGGACCCAAGCTTAAAGGCGCGCTGGCACCCAGAGTTTGGTGATAAGCAAAGTGAAATTGTGTGGATTGGCATTGATTTGGAGAAAGATGAAATCATCGAGAGCCTTGATGCGTGCTTATTAACGGATGAGGAAATGCATTTGGACTGGACAACATTCGTTGATCCATTGCCGAAGTTTGTTGTGAAGCAATAA
- a CDS encoding histidine phosphatase family protein, whose amino-acid sequence MTIIYFVRHAHSVYTPDEYKRPISQSGRQEALKLVSIFENIDIQAMYASSYLRAVQTIEPIARLKKLKITQIEALNERLLSNPPVENFEEAMLTVWQNPMFSYPGGESNIMAQMRAVPVLKELLQKHEHETIVIGTHGNILTLMLQAFDESYGLAFWKDLTMPDIVKVDFLHDQLVSLEKVSSDPLLL is encoded by the coding sequence ATGACAATCATTTATTTTGTTCGCCACGCACATTCTGTTTATACACCAGATGAATACAAACGTCCGATTTCACAATCAGGGCGACAAGAAGCGTTAAAATTAGTTTCGATTTTTGAAAATATTGATATACAGGCGATGTATGCAAGTAGCTACCTTCGTGCAGTGCAAACGATTGAGCCAATTGCAAGACTGAAAAAATTAAAAATCACGCAAATCGAAGCATTAAATGAACGTCTACTAAGTAATCCACCTGTTGAAAATTTTGAGGAAGCGATGTTGACAGTTTGGCAAAATCCCATGTTTTCATATCCTGGTGGGGAATCAAATATTATGGCACAAATGCGTGCAGTTCCTGTATTAAAAGAGCTACTGCAAAAACATGAGCATGAAACGATAGTCATCGGTACTCATGGCAATATTTTAACGTTGATGTTACAGGCATTTGATGAAAGTTATGGGTTAGCCTTTTGGAAGGACTTAACAATGCCGGATATTGTGAAGGTTGATTTTTTGCATGATCAACTTGTATCGTTAGAAAAAGTGTCGAGTGATCCTTTGTTATTATAA
- the rlmN gene encoding 23S rRNA (adenine(2503)-C(2))-methyltransferase RlmN has translation MNKPSIYGLTLEQLKEWLLAHGHKPSRAMQVWDLLYRKRVTDFSNMKDVHPECVQLLADNFVIQTLTQHIKQEAADGTVKFLFKLQDGSLIETVMMRHKYGLSVCVTTQVGCNIGCSFCASGLLAKSRDLSAGEIVEQIMNVQLHLDQLEKDELVSHIVVMGIGEPFDNFDNLLDFLNVVMDHKGLAIAGRRITVSTSGIVNKIYEFTDAAIPVNLAISLHAPNNDLRTRIMKINRAMPIEKLMASLEYYLSKQNRRITIEYILLKDVNDHKKEAEELAQLFTDIKDKLYVNLIPYNPVDEHSQYQRSEQASVLAFYDVLKKNGVNCKIRQEHGTDIDAACGQLRSKQLKKDAL, from the coding sequence ATGAATAAACCATCCATTTATGGATTAACATTAGAACAATTGAAGGAGTGGCTTTTAGCACATGGCCACAAACCGTCTAGAGCAATGCAAGTGTGGGATTTACTTTATAGAAAACGGGTAACGGATTTTTCTAACATGAAAGATGTGCATCCGGAGTGTGTTCAATTATTGGCAGATAACTTTGTAATTCAAACATTAACCCAACATATTAAGCAAGAAGCAGCAGATGGAACGGTTAAATTTTTGTTTAAATTACAGGATGGCAGCTTGATTGAAACGGTTATGATGCGACATAAATACGGGTTATCTGTTTGTGTTACGACGCAAGTAGGCTGTAATATTGGGTGTAGTTTCTGTGCGAGTGGATTATTAGCAAAAAGTCGCGACTTATCAGCTGGAGAAATCGTCGAACAGATTATGAATGTTCAACTTCATCTCGATCAACTAGAAAAAGATGAACTAGTAAGCCATATTGTCGTAATGGGCATTGGTGAGCCATTTGATAACTTCGATAATTTATTAGATTTCTTAAATGTAGTGATGGATCATAAAGGACTTGCGATTGCAGGTAGAAGAATTACTGTTTCGACAAGTGGCATCGTTAATAAAATTTATGAATTTACAGATGCAGCGATTCCAGTAAACTTAGCGATTTCATTACATGCACCGAATAATGATCTACGAACGCGTATTATGAAAATCAATCGTGCAATGCCAATTGAAAAGTTAATGGCATCACTAGAATATTATTTAAGTAAACAAAATCGTCGCATTACGATCGAATATATTTTATTAAAAGATGTCAATGATCATAAAAAAGAAGCAGAAGAGCTTGCGCAGCTTTTCACGGATATTAAAGACAAATTATATGTCAATTTGATTCCCTACAACCCAGTAGATGAGCATAGCCAATACCAACGAAGCGAGCAAGCATCTGTGTTAGCTTTCTATGATGTATTGAAAAAGAACGGCGTCAATTGTAAAATCCGACAAGAGCACGGGACCGATATCGATGCAGCTTGCGGACAGTTACGAAGCAAACAACTTAAAAAAGACGCACTGTAG
- a CDS encoding MFS transporter gives MAITTALFPIVFGMFNGVNNMDLGYFNSLASILVAVLSPMLGAFADYKDKKKRFFTFFALVGIISTLSFAFIAPESGQWQLLIVMYILSCVGFAGANIFYDSFLVDVTTDEKMDKVSTSGFAFGYIASCIPFAISLVVIFVMGMDKAIGYQIGFFITALWWGLLTIPMIKDVKQRHYIEPEPNPIGNSFKRLGSTFMQIKDYKIVFLFLIAYFLYIDGVDTIIKMVVPYATSVLGADSLDMFMLLGILLVIQIVAFPCALLYGSLAKKYSTRTMIIVGISTYIIACIAAFFISEMWHIFVLGVMIGSAQGGIQALSRSYYGKIIPKERSNEFFGFYNIFGKFAAIIGPFLMALTTTLTGVAKYSILSIIPLFILGLIVFLMLPKDATTRQQTAR, from the coding sequence ATGGCGATTACAACCGCGCTGTTTCCAATTGTCTTCGGCATGTTTAACGGGGTCAACAACATGGACTTGGGCTATTTTAATTCACTTGCCAGCATCTTAGTTGCCGTGCTTAGTCCGATGCTTGGCGCCTTTGCAGACTACAAGGACAAGAAAAAGCGGTTCTTTACGTTTTTCGCGCTAGTCGGCATTATATCTACGCTTTCATTCGCGTTTATCGCACCAGAAAGCGGACAGTGGCAGCTCCTCATTGTCATGTACATTTTATCGTGTGTTGGTTTCGCTGGGGCAAATATTTTCTATGACTCGTTTTTAGTGGACGTTACAACCGATGAAAAGATGGATAAAGTATCAACTTCTGGCTTTGCATTTGGCTATATTGCCAGCTGTATTCCATTCGCTATCAGCTTAGTCGTCATTTTCGTAATGGGTATGGACAAAGCAATCGGCTATCAAATCGGCTTTTTCATTACAGCGCTTTGGTGGGGGTTACTGACAATTCCGATGATTAAGGATGTAAAGCAGCGTCATTATATCGAGCCGGAGCCTAATCCAATTGGCAATAGCTTTAAACGTCTCGGCAGTACATTTATGCAAATTAAAGATTATAAAATCGTCTTCCTATTTTTAATTGCTTACTTCTTATACATTGACGGTGTTGATACGATTATTAAAATGGTCGTGCCGTATGCGACAAGTGTGCTCGGTGCGGATTCACTTGATATGTTTATGCTTCTAGGAATTTTACTCGTCATTCAAATTGTCGCGTTCCCGTGTGCGCTTCTGTACGGCTCACTCGCGAAAAAATATTCAACTCGCACGATGATTATAGTCGGCATAAGTACGTATATCATCGCGTGTATTGCCGCGTTTTTCATTTCAGAAATGTGGCATATTTTCGTGCTTGGTGTGATGATTGGTTCAGCACAAGGCGGAATTCAAGCGCTGAGTCGTTCGTATTACGGAAAAATTATTCCGAAAGAACGTTCCAATGAATTTTTTGGCTTTTATAATATATTTGGGAAGTTTGCAGCCATTATCGGACCATTTTTAATGGCGCTGACAACAACATTAACAGGCGTTGCGAA
- a CDS encoding DUF2812 domain-containing protein produces the protein MRKKRKLIPVEMWQLEKVESWLTEQGQNGLQLEKFNGLFATFLQSEPQQVEYRMIVMPKKDTQPTNTEELALEGWEFVASREFYHIFRSQKADATSEIEPDLTKQAQALTGILKQARNQFFINLGMVVLGIIVSALLMFKAVNPIEHFVEGQSMGIFVMIFSSSCLTVNYLRDYLGITRMKRQLSQGIALDYRAYWQVASLKKLMWHVGYVAVIFIGFAVLVKQVYAYNFLDLPLDTTDIPVLRLHMIEPQERLAELAQSEEEDWYNWLITNRTLVAPVQYETREQVSILQENEAAYTPTLTFKVTECIVPSLASALYDELAGSYYVEGEARSVAAFDQVFVEQLHDDHVRLLTLQGKQVQYVDYEGEADLETILQALENL, from the coding sequence ATGAGAAAAAAACGGAAGCTTATCCCTGTAGAAATGTGGCAGCTTGAGAAAGTGGAAAGCTGGCTGACCGAACAAGGGCAAAATGGCTTGCAGTTGGAAAAATTCAATGGTTTATTTGCAACGTTTTTGCAAAGCGAACCACAGCAAGTCGAATATCGGATGATTGTCATGCCGAAAAAGGATACGCAGCCAACGAATACAGAGGAACTTGCGCTTGAAGGCTGGGAGTTTGTGGCAAGCCGTGAGTTTTATCATATATTTCGCTCGCAAAAAGCGGATGCTACCAGTGAAATTGAGCCGGATTTAACGAAGCAAGCACAGGCTTTAACAGGGATACTGAAACAAGCGCGCAATCAATTTTTCATTAATCTCGGCATGGTTGTTTTGGGCATTATCGTCAGTGCCCTATTGATGTTTAAGGCAGTGAATCCAATTGAACATTTCGTTGAGGGGCAGTCCATGGGGATTTTTGTGATGATTTTTTCATCAAGCTGCTTAACGGTAAATTATTTACGGGATTATTTAGGCATTACACGAATGAAAAGGCAGCTCTCGCAAGGCATCGCGCTGGATTACCGCGCGTATTGGCAGGTTGCCAGTTTGAAAAAACTGATGTGGCATGTCGGTTACGTTGCTGTTATTTTTATCGGTTTTGCTGTATTAGTTAAGCAAGTGTATGCTTACAACTTTTTGGACCTACCGCTTGATACGACTGATATACCTGTGCTGCGTTTACATATGATTGAGCCGCAAGAAAGGCTGGCTGAACTTGCCCAGAGTGAAGAAGAGGATTGGTATAATTGGCTCATTACGAACAGGACACTCGTTGCGCCGGTGCAATACGAAACACGAGAACAAGTGTCAATTCTTCAGGAAAATGAAGCCGCTTATACGCCAACGCTTACATTTAAAGTGACCGAGTGCATTGTACCGAGTTTAGCAAGCGCACTGTATGACGAATTAGCAGGCTCTTATTATGTAGAGGGCGAGGCGCGCTCAGTAGCAGCATTTGATCAAGTATTTGTTGAGCAATTGCACGACGATCACGTACGCCTGTTAACATTACAGGGTAAACAGGTGCAGTATGTTGATTACGAGGGTGAAGCCGATCTTGAAACGATTTTACAAGCATTAGAAAATTTATAA
- a CDS encoding histidine kinase N-terminal 7TM domain-containing protein, producing MSYNFILSSILFLFIFCFMILLYYAWQNRESPISISYGLGVIAAFFYTFGYAFQLLSTTIDQMMFWIHIQYIGIPFAPIIWVIMILQFTGNERFLTKKTIALLSIGPLYTLSAHFTNEWHHLFYKSAALDFSQGFPLIILDRGPLFYIHIGYVYSYHLVGIAILVYFYFKSNKERKKQAALMLIGSLFVFGFPFIHSMGAIKVPIDISPFGLVFSSLFYLWGIYQFNLLKLSPLAMKKVFESINDAVIIFDIDNNLKIYNKSANRLFEQLPNKKLIGNSAAKVLSHFPPLVQFIERKSEIDSLTTQSMQLREKYYNVHFSFVNGNNNKPIGKMFILHDITESIKYEESLREQSKQYEYLAHHDILTGLYNRTYFEEEVKRKLAQSRKKDAALMLCDLNFFKEINDVYGHLTGDNVLVFTAKCWRENLPNPHILARLGGDEFIMFFEQIESKEKFIKQINEVRYVFQENLYKQDDIEIEVVPSIGVAFIEEDGMDYEFLYHTCDTRMYEDKKNIKEQYLMKKV from the coding sequence ATGAGCTATAACTTTATACTTTCATCCATTTTATTTCTTTTTATTTTTTGCTTCATGATATTGCTATATTATGCTTGGCAAAATAGAGAAAGCCCTATTTCTATTAGTTATGGCTTAGGTGTGATAGCTGCTTTCTTTTATACATTTGGATATGCTTTTCAACTTTTAAGTACGACAATTGATCAGATGATGTTTTGGATACATATTCAATATATAGGTATTCCTTTTGCACCGATTATTTGGGTAATCATGATATTACAATTCACAGGTAATGAAAGATTTTTGACGAAAAAAACGATAGCTTTATTATCAATCGGTCCACTCTATACGTTAAGTGCCCATTTTACAAATGAATGGCATCATTTATTTTATAAGAGCGCTGCTTTAGATTTTTCTCAAGGATTTCCACTTATTATTTTAGATAGAGGTCCATTATTTTATATACATATTGGCTATGTATATAGCTACCATTTAGTTGGTATAGCAATATTAGTCTACTTTTATTTTAAGTCAAATAAAGAAAGAAAAAAGCAAGCAGCCCTTATGTTGATCGGCTCTTTGTTTGTATTTGGTTTTCCATTCATCCATTCAATGGGTGCTATAAAAGTACCAATCGATATATCTCCTTTTGGACTTGTATTTTCTTCTTTATTTTACTTATGGGGAATTTACCAATTTAATCTGCTGAAATTATCCCCTCTAGCTATGAAAAAAGTTTTTGAATCCATAAATGATGCTGTAATTATTTTTGATATAGATAATAATTTAAAAATCTATAATAAATCTGCTAATAGATTGTTTGAACAATTACCTAATAAAAAGTTGATTGGTAACTCGGCAGCAAAAGTACTATCTCATTTCCCCCCTCTAGTACAATTTATTGAGCGTAAATCAGAAATAGATAGCTTAACAACACAATCAATGCAACTGAGAGAAAAGTATTATAATGTTCATTTTTCATTTGTAAATGGAAATAATAATAAGCCAATTGGCAAAATGTTTATATTGCATGACATTACAGAATCTATAAAATACGAGGAAAGTTTACGTGAGCAATCCAAACAATATGAATATTTAGCCCATCACGACATACTAACAGGACTATATAATCGTACTTATTTTGAAGAAGAAGTAAAACGAAAGTTGGCACAGTCCAGAAAAAAAGATGCTGCATTAATGCTATGTGATTTAAACTTTTTTAAAGAAATCAATGATGTATACGGCCATCTAACAGGAGATAATGTGTTAGTTTTCACAGCAAAGTGCTGGCGTGAAAATTTACCAAATCCCCATATATTAGCACGTTTAGGTGGCGATGAATTTATTATGTTTTTTGAGCAAATTGAATCAAAGGAAAAGTTTATAAAGCAAATAAATGAGGTACGTTATGTATTCCAGGAGAACTTGTATAAGCAAGACGACATCGAAATTGAAGTTGTGCCAAGTATTGGAGTTGCTTTTATTGAAGAAGATGGTATGGATTATGAGTTTCTTTATCATACTTGCGATACGCGTATGTATGAGGATAAAAAGAATATAAAAGAACAGTATTTAATGAAAAAAGTGTAG